DNA from Clupea harengus unplaced genomic scaffold, Ch_v2.0.2, whole genome shotgun sequence:
ATTGTTAATGAACTTTTGTTTTCCCCAAATATTATTGGGCTTCCCTTTTCTAGAAGGCTCTTACAGAACGTTCTGTTTTCCTCTTTGTAGCTGTACATAAATCCTACGGAGGATTTTTGTGACATCTTTAATTGTATATTTTGAAAGAAGACTTAATTGTTTGATTTCCTCTGTTCCGTTGCCTTTCTGTCAGCACAGTAAATGCTATTGTCATGCTACTGCTGCAAAAGTGGCCTGTAGTTTATATGAAGCGCATGAAGACACATTTAACAGAAATAACCCACaattcactcactctgtctccatcttgATATTGAAGGGATGATGACAGCAGACCAACTTCAGGAGAATGATAGTGTTGTCACTGGTGAGTACTCCAGCATTTGAATGGTCTCCAGCtagatgatgatgttggtggtggttgttATTATAGTAACAATTGATGGTTATAATATGATGCTTAATATTGTGTCATGAATTTAATTGCATTATGCTTATTACTGaattatattattgttattgttgttttatttaatgttttgtaagtcactttgcaCAAATGTGCCTGCCAAATACCTAGAATATATAGAAATAAATCATCAAATCCATTGCTTTCAATATCCATCAgcacacatttttgttttgattggtcAGTAGTATGAGTAACTCTTGATGTTCTTGGTAGGGATTGATTATGATGATGTGGGGGTGGAGTCTGAGGAGTGACACTGGACATGAAGAGGTCAGCAGAGGACTCCCATCAGCTGTGGTGGACTAGAGCTCTGAGTTTATCATTGAGAGATGCCACATATATTTGAAAGagctttttaatgccatatATATTTGATAGTGCTTTGTAATGCCAGATATGTGATAGTGCTTTTAAATGCCATATGTATTCGggtagtattttttttttatatcacatATATTTGAAAGTGGTTTTTTTAATGCCAGATATATTTGATAGGGCTTTTTATTACCTTATATATTTGATAGAGGTTTTAAATGTCATATAGATTTGATAGTGCTTTTAAATGCCATATGTACTtgataatgtttttttaatgccatatatatttgatagggctttttattgccaaatatactGTATTTGATAGAGCTTTTAAATGCCATATATATTTGATAGTGCCTTTTAATGATCTGCTTATTGATTTTTTGTCATGATCTGCTTACTGAATTTTAGGCAATGATTATATGCCTTTTTTATGTAACTTTGTCTTTGTCCATGCACATATTGGCTTTATTATCTTCAGCAAACTTAAAGAAAAACtagacattttaaaacattttaaactctGAACTGTTAAAATGAAATGATTTCCTTCAATAACAAAGACTTGCCATCAAACCATCACAAGCCATAACAACAGGCTATGGTAACCTGTGCAGtcagtgcattttttttttctcttttatgtTCTGCTGAAATTTTCAATACAGTGAACCTTGTGTGTTAATCACAGATTCCTAACTGCCCTGTTGTTGAACTGTATATTAGAACCAACTGGTGGTCCTTCAGTCAAGTTTCTTCATGTGTTTGGCAGCTGAGACATGAAATGGTGTCTGTGAGCCCAGCCATCATAGTAACAGATTTAATATGTGAGTAAATCAGGTTCACTAAGCCCAGTGGCCAGTGAACCTGAAAGCTCACTGCCTCCCATCTCCATGCTGAAATTTGATTGGATGGAGGGATATTTTTTCTTCAGCCTGTGATGATGGTCTCTGAAGACCTGTACATGCTTAACATATTACAGTCGTTGATCATATGGCTCCATCTAGAGGCCAAAATGTTATTgttgtgggaaaaaaaacatgtgaagtTATAAGTAGCATTCTTCTTATCAAGAAATTAAAATGCTTCTAGACTTCTGATGATGTAACTCTGAAGACATTATGAATAAAAAGTGTTTCTCAATAATACTGTGCAGTTTACACACTTACTCTGTTTCAGAGGCTTTAAGCATATATCTGTATACATGTGCCCTCTAAGTGGTCAACAAATGCATTTAAAACACTTCAAATGATCAACATACAtaaaagacaggaaaaacagTACTTCCCATTAGTTAGTGGTATGGTCTAAATAAACAGCCAGATAATGAATTGATGTCTTTGACCAACAGTCAGTAAGATAGATACAGGCAAATAGATCAGTGATAAAGTTGACTGTGTGGATAAGAGCTACAAAATAAGCTATGTGGATAAAGAAGTGAAAAACTGGAAAAACTCCTATGGCTTTTGTTGAGATGAATAATGGCATGTCTCATACACTCCTTCTTTTACTTTGCCATCTCTATTTAAAATGTCTCAGTTCTTTCCACAGATAGAATGCACAAACTGTTGTGTTTATCTTTTGATGGTTGAATCCAAATTAATGTTTTTCCTATTCCTTCTTCCTCTAAGACTCTTGTCATTAATTTCACCTCTCCATCatatcctctcatcttctcctggCATTACTGTTTGGCCTGGACCCAACATGGGTGATTGAGTGCCCCTAGTGGTTTGAGACGGTATTGATGGGAGTTCATAAGCAGGGCCCACAGATCAGGCCAGGCCTGTGCAGTTTACACACTGTTTCAGAGCCTTTAAGTTTATAGTTGTTTACATGGGTCCTCTAAGTTGTCAAGAAATGCATTTAAAACACTTCAAAATATCAACGTACAtaaaagacaggaaaaacagTAGTTCCCATTAGTTAGTGGTATGGTCTAAATAAACAGCCAAATAATTCAATGAGTTGCCATGTCTTTGACCAACAGTCAGTAAGATAGATACAGGCAAATAGATCAGTGATGAAATTGACTGTCTGGATAAGAGCTATAAAATAGGTTATATGGATAAAGAAGAGATTAAGAATGTCATGTCTCATACACTCCTTTTTTTACTTTGCCATCTCTATTTGAAAAGCTCTGTGATGTCAGTTTAGGAGTAAGGCCTACCAGCTGAATGGCTCATTATCAAAATGATTTGGATTGATGTCTATTAGCTATTCCCTCAGCCCACATTAAATCTAATAGTTTATGATCataatgaaaatatttaaaGAGTACAAATGTTCTCAGCACCTGTGTTTGCTCACACAGTAagtaaaggaggagaggggcacgTGTCGTAAGCACTGCAGTAGTGCAAGAGGAGAGGACGAAAGGAGACTGTGGGCTTTGAGTGCCTGCTGTGGAAGATGCTCTTGCTTGGCACCACACTCACAATAAGACATTTCCAAAAATGAACAAGAGATGATATTGATAGACCATTACTGGCACAACAAGGCAAATACTAATGTAAGAGCCAAATTCATGATTTCATGTGTTataataatttagtttaaaaagatTTTAAAAGGTATCTGAAGATAAATGATTTCATTAGGATTTGAAAGAATGTTTAGGTTGAACTATAtaatttagtattgtatttaaaagctGAATAACTTGTCAGAATGTAAGCTTCCAATCAGATGACGTTACGTCAGTATAATATCTGCGTGTTGGACTTTTAGTTTAGATTTGAGCTCAGAGATGTTGGAAGCGAcatagttttttgaccgtgtgaaCTTGTAACTCTAAGTTTTCTAGTAAACATCTTTTATGGAAGATTTACTTGTCTCACTCGCGTGTCAATTAATAGTTTCTAAGACTGAACTCAAAATTGTGGTACGGAAGACTCAGAACAGACGGAGTGCCACTACAACTAATTCCGGCAAAAGAGTgaatatttcctttttttcagacTTCATTCAGACCCcttttaacacattttttttatacaagGTCTAGTATGAatccactgaaaaaaaagagagttcaGCATTCTGATTCCTGCAGCCCCAGTAACACTTTTATCATTTACATACACTGCTTATTAACTTTTGAAAAAACACCTGCTTGAAACTTTTTTCATATAAATATTTATGCTTCATACTCAGCAAAGCTGTCTTTAAATAATAACATGGATTAGAAGAATTAGAAAGTACTTCTGTAGCATTCACATGATTCTTAAAACGTCTCAGTTCTTTGCACAGATAGAATGCACAAAATGTTGTGTTTATCTTTTGATGGTTGAATCCAAATGAATGTATTTCCTATTCCTTCTTCCTCTAAGACTCTTGTCATTAATTTAACCTCTCCAGCatatcctctcatcttctccctgAGTATTCTCCTGGCATTACTGTTTGGCCTGGACCCAACATGCGTGATTGAGTGCCCCTAGTGGTTTGAGACGGTATTGATGGAAGTTTAGAATAAAACCCAAGAGCAGGGCCCACAGATCAGGCCAGGCCTGTGCAATTTACACACTTACTCTGTTTCAGAGCCTTTAAGTATATATCTGTTTACATTGGCCCTCTAAATTGTCAACAAATGCATTTAAAACACTTCAAAATATCAACATACACAAAAGTCAGGCAAAACAGTACTTCCCATTAGTTAGTGGCatggtcagtggtggaatgtaacgaagtatttttacttcgttactgtacttaagtacatttttacgtatctgtactttacttaagtaaaaataatagtgcatactttttacttttactccattacatttttgagctattatctatacttttactccgctacatttctacaatatattATCAGGCCGGgattttcaggcacacacgcaaactgcaggtttgatgcaacagtcaagtttattcactccctgactggttgggcagactagctagcctgattcccccaggctacaaacacagcaaggctATCAAAGTTCACAACCTCACCGGATACATAAACACGAGTACGTTCCACAATAGAACGGTTAGTCCAAaggaaggtaatccacaaaggtaatccacaaaggtaatccaggGAACAAAGTCTATCCACAGGAAAAGTCTTATCCACGTTGTGGTGGCTGCACAGGGTTAGCAACAGTCAAAGGTAATTACAGCTAGCCTATGCTAAGCTAATCGCGAGTGCGTTAGCATTCCACAAACAGGGTTGAGATACCCAAACAAGACTTCTTAAGAGAAGCGAGAAGAAAGATAACTGTACTCACGAGACTCCATGGGTGTGTTCGAATACccttaaaatgctcccttccttccttccttcctccctattaagagagcaaggactgttcgaaatgtcttaaaccttctcttccgctttagtaagataccttgaaatacgtcacataacggtcatttttcaagagagcatccGAGTTGTCTTGCTGTCTTaatggcggcaggtattacccataactctgtGCGCCAGAACCCAAGCCagagaaaaaataataataagatgGCGGAACAAGTCAGTCAGGAGGTCCAAACTGGGATCAAAAGTATTCATAAGTGtaagtttctttgctttttttgcttatttttttttaaagttaccgagaaataatgggtgtactatgtaattatgccatgattgattaacaaaaaaatCGTCTGAATTAGTTAGCAaggtatccgttagccaggtcgctatcGCTATCGGTAGCTGAAGATTGTTAACAGgcttgctaacgttagctctGGTATTTATCTGTATTTAATGCAAGATAGTTAAGAAAGTGAACGGTTGTTTATGATGTGAAATTGTAAATGTGCATTGTAACTGCACACAAAATGTACTGTAAAAATAACCTGCTATTTAAAAATACATCAATGTGTCTTAACTGTCAGTTGGTTGCTGTTAACTGTCAGTTGGTTGCTGTTAACTGTCATAGCTAGTTCGCCAGCAAGATAGTTAAGAAAGTGAACGGTTGTTTATGTTTCTAGAAAATGTGCATTGTAACTGCATACAAAATGTACTTTAAAAATAACCTGCTATTTAAAAATATCAAGGCTAATGTTCGAcgaacgaactgaacgaatttGATTTCGCGACgagaaaggctgttaatgggtaccacctcctgtatcagctaattttgcgtgtgggtctacacaaaggaaaaaaaacggaaaacacgtttcagttgaaatccaaacaagtaaCCAgtctaatctagacacccactgctactgaaatatgtaaggttgattgattaaagatttttcgatctatacatgtttttaactgtttgtcacttttttaatagctggggcgttaatagctGCCGTTACGATAGTTGTCTTGTGGTGGTTAAAATGTTTTTCATAAAATTTTATATCTATGTAGGGTCCTCAACAGATGTGTGTGCCTTCATCAAGGCCAGAGGGGAGGCAGAGTATCTTTTCACCGGCCACAGAAACACGGCAATGGAAGGATGGAAGTAAGTACTCCAAAGGCACTTTTCAGCCACAGTAACCAGTTGAAGAAGTAGTGGCATTTACATATCTGATACAATTGGCTGTCTGTTCAGACAGGTGCTTGATTCCATCGGCCTTGCAGGCATGGTCAGCCCACTTCAGGCCCGCAAGAAGTGGGATAACCTAAAATCAAAGTATAAGGTATGACCagtgtaagaaatgaaggaagtttctttgtttctgatgcagcaatctttattccagtaaagtgccgTAACGGagcacgtagaacatactccggattcagcggtgtaggtctgaacaacaagcatctctaattctagccatatatactgttctaagacacctcctaggcttctaatgtaaatgagctaccATTGGAATATTGCATGCACTGTTGTGgtatttactgtagtatttATCTGTAGGAGCTGAAGTGCCCACCCACAGGCACTGGGACAGACAATGGGGAGGATACGGCTGCCTCGTGGCCATGGTACTCTGCCATGGATGAGCTGCTTGGTCAGAGGCACTCCATCACACCACCCGTGCTGCGTGCCTCTTTGCCCTGCAGCTCATCCATGGCAGAGCCCAACTCTATGGGTGCCGTGTCCTCCCCACAGAGAAGTGTGTCCTCCCCACCACCGAGAGAGGAGAGCCAGGAACcaccgaggaagaggaggtacaACATGGCTTTTGTGGGGGAGATGATGGAGAGGGCGGAGGCCTCTGAAGCGGAAAGGCAgcggagagagatggagcggcAGGAGAGGGCCGAACTCAGAATGGATAAGCTTCTGGCTATTATGGAGCGGTTGGccgaaaaataaaaaacaataacaattacAATACCATTTacagctttgtgtttttttttttaaaggtacaTGTAAATGATGAGACAACAACAGAGTTCAGTTAAGTTAAAATAAGTGTATTTTATTGGAAAGCTCCCCAAGCAAGCACAAGGGCAACAGTGACGAGGGAAAACTCCCATGTAGGAAGAAACCTCGGGAGGGCCCAGGCTCAGGGAGCGACCACCCTCCTTGgtcatttctgtgtgagtgagtgtagtgAGTTGGGTGGGTGGAGTGAGTGCGGTGTTTTCAGGCTCCTGTCCGTGTTCCTGCAACGACATGAACGGTGTTATAACTTAATTAATGTAATTACAATATACAATCAAAGAACAATATAACAATGTATCAATCAAAGAACTATATAACAATGTATCAATCAAAGAACTACATAACAATTTATTAATCAAAGAACTATATAATAATTTATTAATCAAAGAACTATATAATAATTTATTAACAATAATCGTGTCCCGATGGAAGACACTGAAGTGCGGACAGCTGATCTGCAATGCTGTCTCGCAGGGCACCACCACTTGATGTTTCGCCATGGTCCTCTCCCCCGACGGGCTCTTCAGGGTCCTCCTCATCCACCGGTAGGACATCATCATTGCCCAGACATACATTGTGAAGCATAGTGCAACACACAATGACATCTGGCACAAATGAGACGTCCACCTCCAAGGCACAGAAAAAGATGGACCTCCACCTGGTCTTCATCATGCCAAAAGCCCGCTCAATGACCGAACGAGCTCTGGCATGATGCGCGTTAAACCTACAAgtgttggggaaaaaattaaTGACATGTAATTACTCAAATTAATCTCTGTGACATTGCAATTAAAATCACATATTTTAATGTACCAACCTCTGTTGTGCCACTCCCCTGAGTGGGTTCTTGTATGGTGTGATGAGGGAAATGGGCCTCATCAGACAGGGGTACCCCCCATCACCCAACAAGAAGGTATCAGGGGGTGGGTACGCGGCAGACTGGAACAGGGGGCTGTGCCTCAGGACCCGGGCGTCGTGGACAGAACCTGGATaacccacaaacacatcaatGAAGCGCCCTGCATGGTCACACACCGCCTGCAGCTGTATCGATGGAAATAATTTGCGGTTGAAATAATCCTGGCCATGGGGCTCTCCCGGGGATTTGATACGAACATGGCAGCCGTCAATGGCTCCCATGGCCCTGGCAAAAGCCCCATGCCTAGCCAGTCGGGCAAAACCCTCAGatacctctctctgcccctcagcAGTGGAAGGTAACCGGATCACCCTTGGCATCGCCACgatcacacagccacagacccTATGGACGACGTTGTGCACCGTGGTCCTGGGCATGTCGAATGCCCTCGACACCACGCGGTACGACGCACCTGTTGATAGAGCAATTCACAGTTTCTGACAATAAATATTTGTTGAGTATATTGAGATTAAAAATGAGCCTCTTGGGCACATTCCAATGCATGAGGGCCCAGGTAAGACGTACCGCTGGCCAGCCAAAACAGAAACACCAGGACCTCTATGGTTGGCCCCCATCCATGGCTCCGCTCCTGGTTGAGCAACTGCCGTCTGACAGAGCGCGCTAGTGCGAGCACATAAGTACACGCAGCGCGATGAcgtacatcctatcttaatagactgttcgaaatcaacggtttttgagataccttcccccgaaaggacctctctcgtcagacacctgtccaactagagatcaaggattagacagctatctaagaattcGAACACACCCCACGaccgagtgaagagggaaggacacccagtgcttaagtaggaagtagtaatcacctcaggtgtagcccagtgtagaagaaaggttagtgttaggtgctctagagtgagtgtcgccctctagaggactggcgacccttcacagacgtgacatatatgttgttactcgttacattttatgaacacagtttcgccaaaatgttgcctacacaaaactatggattgcgttgctgttttggaagtttaaatcaatcaggtggctctatcaactccaatgatatcagagtgcgcgtctgACAGctgcactagcggtagctttgcctgttatacctgaacattcaacagatagcctgactactgcctattcaacatggattccagagtcggcctgaagtgagccctctgatatgagccacccttggccctatttaaaagatatgttcgagttcaaaggccccaagaatgactcctggaggtttcaatgcgtttcctgtctccctcaaaaaaaggagttgctagccttcaataattcgtcctcaaatttaaagtagcatatcgaggtaagcagagtgattgctatgctaagttaatgtccctgacttttgaatattgatatatgtatttaatttgtttactgacatgatattataatgtcatctagcgaaatgcatgttgacatacagcaatagcattaaaaaacatgattgtatcttcattatatatttaacgtattggtaagataaagctggtaggttagctatgtcaagctagcgtgccttgttctgtccagttttacaattacatttgtttttcatgttccatgtttcccttttttacacgtttacaattaaataaaatattttaagatatcacatggtgtctttattggtttgacttaatggtattaactttgcaaatgatccctggtagataacttgtcatccgcagaattgtaagatatagtgtgaacagtattacagatggtaggcacaataagtacaccaacctttccaattagcaaatgttgttgcttataattattactagtagtgacatctgtagaggcatttattaccagtagctatttctttatcaaaatggcacagcctagacattgagagacaacccattgcgtgagtacttttacttttaatacttaaagtaaatttaaaagtaagtactttttacttttacttaagtaggattgttgatgtagtacttttaattgtacttttacttttattttcctgggtacttgtacttttactggTCGAAATAAACAGCCAGATAAATAATTGAGGTGCCTTGTCTTTGACCAACAGTCAGTAAGATAGATATAGGCAAATAGATCAGTGATCAAATTGACTGTGTGGATAAGAGCTATAAAAGAAGTTATGTGAATAAAGAAGTGAAAAACTGGAAAACTCCTTTGGCTTTTGCTGAGATTAAGAATGTCATGTCTCATACACTCCTT
Protein-coding regions in this window:
- the LOC122129272 gene encoding uncharacterized protein LOC122129272: MFFIKFYIYVGSSTDVCAFIKARGEAEYLFTGHRNTAMEGWKQVLDSIGLAGMVSPLQARKKWDNLKSKYKELKCPPTGTGTDNGEDTAASWPWYSAMDELLGQRHSITPPVLRASLPCSSSMAEPNSMGAVSSPQRSVSSPPPREESQEPPRKRRYNMAFVGEMMERAEASEAERQRREMERQERAELRMDKLLAIMERLAEK
- the LOC122129271 gene encoding protein ALP1-like, producing MPRTTVHNVVHRVCGCVIVAMPRVIRLPSTAEGQREVSEGFARLARHGAFARAMGAIDGCHVRIKSPGEPHGQDYFNRKLFPSIQLQAVCDHAGRFIDVFVGYPGSVHDARVLRHSPLFQSAAYPPPDTFLLGDGGYPCLMRPISLITPYKNPLRGVAQQRFNAHHARARSVIERAFGMMKTRWRSIFFCALEVDVSFVPDVIVCCTMLHNVCLGNDDVLPVDEEDPEEPVGGEDHGETSSGGALRDSIADQLSALQCLPSGHDYC